In the genome of Brockia lithotrophica, one region contains:
- a CDS encoding helix-turn-helix domain-containing protein, whose translation MKIHRAYRYELDPNQEQRILLAKHAG comes from the coding sequence GTGAAGATCCATAGAGCCTACCGCTACGAGCTCGATCCCAACCAGGAACAACGCATTCTCCTCGCCAAGCACGCCGGGG